The Miscanthus floridulus cultivar M001 chromosome 7, ASM1932011v1, whole genome shotgun sequence genome includes a region encoding these proteins:
- the LOC136463676 gene encoding heavy metal-associated isoprenylated plant protein 47-like codes for MKQKIVIKVQMSCDKCRSKAMAVVAATGGVDSVALDGEGRDKVVVVGEGVDSVKLTSALRKKVGPAHLLQVGEAKKDDKKPPATVVPAYPPPHSVTVVYDHPAGYSWYGYQPQQDTTSCSIM; via the exons ATGAAG CAAAAGATCGTGATCAAGGTGCAGATGAGCTGCGACAAGTGCCGGTCCAAggccatggcggtggtggcggccacGGGCGGCGTCGACTCCGTGGCGCTCGACGGCGAAGGCAGGGACAAGGTCGTCGTCGTGGGCGAGGGCGTCGACTCCGTCAAGCTCACCAGCGCGCTGCGCAAGAAGGTGGGGCCCGCGCACCTGCTGCAGGTCGGCGAGGCCAAGAAGGACGACAAGAAGCCGCCGGCCACCGTCGTGCCCGCGTACCCGCCGCCGCACTCGGTCACCGTCGTCTACGACCACCCTGCCGGCTACTCGTGGTACGGCTACCAGCCGCAGCAAGACACCACCAGCTGCTCCATAATGTAG